GTTTCGACCCGGCTGAGTTTGACTTCTCGCGCCATACCGGCCGTTCGCGCGGCGGCGGCTTGAACTTCTGTCACGATCGACGCGAGTGTCCGTCGGCGGGACACGTCGACTCAGGTGCGGTCGGTTGAGACGCTTGCCGGGACCGGGGACGCAACGCAAAAGTACCGCATCCTCGAACCCTTCGACGATGACGCTCTCCGAGGAGGCCCGCGACCGACTCGCGGACGTGGTGGAGCTACAGCCGACGAAGAACGCCGAGTTGCAGGAACGCTGGGGGCTGGAGAGTGGCAGCGAGGTCCACCGCTACCTCGAAAACGAACTCGGGGAGTACTACTTCCGCGACGACAACAGTCTGATCCGCGCGACGGCGGAGGCGGCCGACCTCGTCGACGTCGAACCCGGCGTCGTCGACGACGGGGGCGGCGGCGGGCCGCCCTCCCGGATCCGGGTCCCGGAACTCCACGCGCAGGTAGTCGAGGTGCTCGCCGGCCCGGACGAGCGCTCCCAGAGCGTCGTCTCCGTGCTCCACGACCTCCGGGAGGCGTTCGACGTCGACCCCGACACCGAGGCGGTCCGGTCGGCGCTGCAGAGCCTGCGCCGCAAGGACGTCGTCGAGGTCGAGTACCGCACCGTGCCGACGTTCCGACTGGCCGTCGACCGCGCCGACATCGAGGTCGACGTCTCCGACTGATCCCTCACGGTCCCGGCCGCCGTCGCCGCCGTCGCCCGGCGAGCAACCGCTTGTACCGCTTTCCGGGCCCGCCCTCGATCGGCCAGCCGCGGGTGCGCCACGCGGGCGGTTCGGGCTCGAACTCCGGACAGGAGCCGGCACACTCTGCGGCCGTCTGGGCCCGCCCCTTCGCCGCGCAGCGGGGTAGCAACTGCTCTCGCGCGTGGAGTTCGAAGTGACGGCAGTCGGGGCGCATCGTGTCGACGAACGACCGCCAGCCCCGCTCGTAGGCGCGTTCCGCGATTTCGCGGCGGGTTGCCGCCTTCTCGGCGGGGTCGACGTACTCGAAGCGGGCCGCGGAGGCGTCGCGCTCGCCGCCCGCGGGGCGGTCGAGGATGCGGGTTCCGGGCTCGTCGACCGCGAGGCTCCGGGGGTACCACGTGACCTCGCCGTCGAGGGACTCGGGGTCGAGCGCGAGGATGCCGGCCTCGACCGGCAGGTCCTCGAACAGCGCGGGTTCGACGCGCTCGCCGGTCGCCCGGGTGGCGACCCAGACCTCGTCCGCCAGCGCCATCGCCACGTCGTGTTCCAGTTGCGAGCCGAGGGCGCGGGCGGCGCTCGCGTCGAGGTCGGGCTTGTTCTCGATGGCGACGATCCGGCGGAGCCAGTCGGGGTAGGGCCACTTCCGGCGGATCTCGATGCGGTTGCCGCGCCTGCGCCGTTCCAGGACGCCCCGGTCGGCGGCGTCGTGGATCGCCTCGCGGACGTACCGCCACGGGTAGCCGGGGTCGGGGAGCGCCTCGCGGTAGTAGGCCCACTCGGCGGGGGCGTGTCGGAGGACGTACAGCAGGTCGCCGTTCAGGCGCTCCTCGCCGAAGCGCGCCCGCTCGCGGAGGCCGTCGGGGTCGCACTCGACGACGAGGGTGTCCCACCGGCGGCGTCTCGTGCCGAGTTGTCGGGCGACGAGGACGGCCGCGTCGTCGCGGGTGGCCCTCGCGACGGGCCACTCGCGTTCGGCCCACCGGCACGTCCGCAGTTCGAAGCCGAACTCGGTTTCGGCGTCCGCGGTCACGGTCGATCGGTGGCGGTCGACGGGGAAAACGTTGGTTCTTCGGCTTTCGGGGCTCAGGCGGGGGCCGCCCGCGGCGACCGCGAGGCGTCGCTCCCGCTCGCCTCGGCGAACGCGGCGCCGAACATCCGGAAGATGACGACGTTCGCGTAGAAGCCGACGAACGGGACGAGTACGATGCCGACGATGGTCATGGACAGGATCGTGGTGGCGATCCCGACGAGGAAGACGACCGCGAGCGGGAGGATCGCCGCCATCAGGTACTCGCCGCTCACCAGGACGGGCCTGAGCGTGCCGAGGTCGAACGCCGCGCCGATCGAGTCCTCGTGGGCGTAGTTTGCGAGCGCCGCGGGGACGACGTAGTAGATCAGCAGCCCCAGCGGGACGAACGCGAGCATCGTCAGGACGCCGATGCCGGCGAGGAGACCGCCGCTCTTGCCGCCGATACCGGCGCCGACGCCGAACAGGCCGCCGACGACGAACAGGTACGCGACCGTCGGGACGACGGCGTACGCGGCGGCGACGACGGTCCCGACGAGCCCCGTCACGAGGAGGTCGCCCCAGTCGTCGAACTCCGGGGGGTCGTCGTCGCCACCCGCCGTCCGTTCGAGCACGCGCACGTAGTAGCCCGTCAGGACGAACGCGGGCAACACGACCGGCGAGAACAGTCCGAGCACGCCGCCGAGGAGTATCCGTCGGAGCCAGTCGCCGCGGGTCGGGTACGACAGCCCATCCTCTAGCATGGTGAGCGTTCAGAGAAAGTGATCGGTCATAGCCGTTACGACTTCGCAACGCCGGCGGCGCCGCTCGCGGGGTCGGGGTTCGCGCCGGCCTCCCCGAAATCGCCTCCGCTACAGTTCGTCGTCCTCCTCCGCTTCGAGTTCGTCGAGGAAATCGTGGGCCTCCTCGAGGATCTCACGCGGGCCGTCCTGCGTGACGGTGTTGACCGCCTGTTCGTAGTCGCGCCACTGGAGGTCGCGGTGCTCGCGCGACAGTTCCGCACTCGCCTCGTAGGACTTCGCGATGAACAGGTGGACGGTCTTGTGGATCGTCTTCCCGTTCGCCTCGAAGACGTAGTCGTAGTCCTCTCGAAAGCCGTCGATGAGGCGGAAATCCTCGATACCTGCCTCTTCCTTTACCTCGCGAATCGCCGTCTGCTGTAGCTCTTCGTCCCCTTCGACGCCGCCCTTCGGAAACTCCCAGTCACCCGGGCGGCTCTTGAGTAGAAGATACTCGCGCCGGCCCCGCGTATCGCGGAAGAGGATCGCGCCTGCGCTCGTAGCTTCGACTGCCATTAGCATGAGTAGCGGACGGGCGGTAAAGAGAATATCGGACTGTTCGTATTCCGTGGCGGTATCTCAGCAGGTTTTT
The Salinilacihabitans rarus DNA segment above includes these coding regions:
- a CDS encoding DUF5797 family protein, producing the protein MTLSEEARDRLADVVELQPTKNAELQERWGLESGSEVHRYLENELGEYYFRDDNSLIRATAEAADLVDVEPGVVDDGGGGGPPSRIRVPELHAQVVEVLAGPDERSQSVVSVLHDLREAFDVDPDTEAVRSALQSLRRKDVVEVEYRTVPTFRLAVDRADIEVDVSD
- a CDS encoding DUF5787 family protein, producing the protein MTADAETEFGFELRTCRWAEREWPVARATRDDAAVLVARQLGTRRRRWDTLVVECDPDGLRERARFGEERLNGDLLYVLRHAPAEWAYYREALPDPGYPWRYVREAIHDAADRGVLERRRRGNRIEIRRKWPYPDWLRRIVAIENKPDLDASAARALGSQLEHDVAMALADEVWVATRATGERVEPALFEDLPVEAGILALDPESLDGEVTWYPRSLAVDEPGTRILDRPAGGERDASAARFEYVDPAEKAATRREIAERAYERGWRSFVDTMRPDCRHFELHAREQLLPRCAAKGRAQTAAECAGSCPEFEPEPPAWRTRGWPIEGGPGKRYKRLLAGRRRRRRPGP
- a CDS encoding DUF4013 domain-containing protein, with amino-acid sequence MLEDGLSYPTRGDWLRRILLGGVLGLFSPVVLPAFVLTGYYVRVLERTAGGDDDPPEFDDWGDLLVTGLVGTVVAAAYAVVPTVAYLFVVGGLFGVGAGIGGKSGGLLAGIGVLTMLAFVPLGLLIYYVVPAALANYAHEDSIGAAFDLGTLRPVLVSGEYLMAAILPLAVVFLVGIATTILSMTIVGIVLVPFVGFYANVVIFRMFGAAFAEASGSDASRSPRAAPA
- a CDS encoding bis(5'-nucleosyl)-tetraphosphatase; this encodes MAVEATSAGAILFRDTRGRREYLLLKSRPGDWEFPKGGVEGDEELQQTAIREVKEEAGIEDFRLIDGFREDYDYVFEANGKTIHKTVHLFIAKSYEASAELSREHRDLQWRDYEQAVNTVTQDGPREILEEAHDFLDELEAEEDDEL